Proteins encoded together in one Eubalaena glacialis isolate mEubGla1 chromosome 7, mEubGla1.1.hap2.+ XY, whole genome shotgun sequence window:
- the PLXNB1 gene encoding plexin-B1 isoform X1, protein MPALGPALLQALWAGWVLTLQPPPPTAFTPNGTHLQHLARDPTSGTLYLGATNFLFQLSPQLQLEATVSTGPVLDSRDCLPPVTPDECPQAQPTNNPNQLLLVSPGALVVCGSVHQGVCEQRRLGQLGQLLLRPERPGDTQYVAANDPAVTTVGLVAQGLAGEPLLFVGRGYTSRGVGGGIPPITTRALRPLDPQAAFSYEETAKLAVGRLSEYSHHFVSAFARGASAYFLFLRRDLQAQSRAFRAYVSRVCLRDQHYYSYVELPLACQGGRYGLIQAAAVAMSAEVARGEVLFAAFSSAAPPTVGRPPSAAAGASGASALCAFPLDEVDRLANRTRDACYTREGRAEDGAEVAYIEYDVNSDCAQLPVDTLDAYPCGSDHTPSPMASRVPLEATPVLEWPGVQLTAVAITVEDGHTIAFLGDSQGQLHKVYLGPGSDGHPYSTRIMQQGSAVSRDLIFDGAFEHLYVMTQSTLLKVPVASCAQHLDCASCLAHRDPYCGWCVLLGRCSRRSECSRGRGLERWLWSFQPEVGCLRVAALSPANISREERREVFLSVPDLPPLWPGESYSCHFGEYQSPALLTSSGVMCPSPDPSEAPELPREADHVSVSLELRFGAVVIAEASLSFYDCMAVTLLRPSAQCQACVRSLWGCNWCVWQHLCTHKASCDAGPMVVSRQSPPLSPAPPARDAPTSFPPTAPRATVTPAPYALPVDTPSTATALDVPSGARPSLLSPREPWAGPGPTPASASTGSPLHEAPPPPSPRQRPGTAVPAPTAFGPIATAEDLLASHPLPSDAAALPPALAEPGPEALPSAVPLDQPPGTAPATTFPGAAGSTKPALDWLMREGGELPEADEWTGGDTPAFSTSTLLSGDGDSAEHEGPPAPLILLSSLDYQYDTPGLWELEETTLGPGSCPCVESVQGSSLMPVHVQREVRLLGRNLHLFQDSPGDHECVMELEGHEVVVEARVECELPPDTRCHVTCQQHQLSYEALQPELRVGLFLRRAGHLRVDSVDGLHVVLYDCSVGHEDCSRCQTAMPQYGCVWCKGEHPRCVAREACGEAEAVVTQCPAPLIHSVEPLTGPVDGGTRVTIRGSNLGQHVQDVQDTVGVAGVPCAVDAQEYEVSSSLVCITGASGEEVAGAVTVEVPGRGHGVSEHDFAYQDPKVHSVFPARGPRAGGTSLTLHGSKLLTGRLEDIRVVVGDQPCHLLLEQQAEQLRCETSPHPTPATLPVAVWFGAAERRLHHSQFEYTSDPNVTSAGPAKSFLSGGREIWVRGQNLDVVQTPRIRVTVAMRAPGPGQGLGRRHRVIPETACSPGASCGGLHFEEPCHVNSSQLITCRTPALPGLPEDPWVRVEFILDNLVFDFATLNPTPFSYEADPTLQPLNPEDPTTPFRHKPGSVLSVEGENLDLAMSKEEVVAMIGDGPCMVKTLTRHHLYCEPPVEQPLPWHHALREVPDALPEFTVQMGNLRFSLGHVQYDGESPVAFPMAAQVGLGVGTSLLALGVIIIVLMYRRKSKQALRDYKKVQIQLENLESSVRDRCKKEFTDLMTEMTDLTSDLLGSGIPFLDYKVYAERVFFPGHQESPLHRDLGVPESRRPTVEQGLGQLSNLLNSKLFLIKFIHTLESQRTFSARDRAYVASLLTVALHGKLEYFTDILRTLLSDLVAQYVAKNPKLMLRRTETVVEKLLTNWMSICLYTFVRDSVGEPLYMLFRGIKHQVDKGPVDSVTGKAKYTLNDNRLLREDVEYRPLVRGGRERERGGERENLLTLNALLAVGPGAGEAQGVPVKVLDCDTISQAKEKMLDQLYKGVPLAQRPDPRTLDVEWRSGVAGHLILSDEDVTSEVQGLWRRLNTLQHYKVPDGATVALVPCLTKHVLRESQDYVPGESLGTGTPMLEDVDEGGIRPWHLVKPSEEPEPPRPRRGSLRGGERERAKAIPEIYLTRLLSMKGTLQKFVDDLFQVILSTSRPVPLAVKYFFDLLDEQAQQHGISDQDTVHIWKTNSLPLRFWINIIKNPQFVFDVQTSDNMDAVFLVIAQTFMDACTLADHKLGRDSPINKLLYARDIPRYKRMVERYYADIRQTIPASDQEMNSILAELSRNYSGDLGVRVALHELYKYINKYYDQIITALEEDGTAQKMQLGYRLQQIAAAVENKVTDL, encoded by the exons ATGCCTGCCCTCGGCCCAGCTCTTCTCCAGGCACTCTGGGCCGGGTGGGTCCTCACCCTCCAGCCCCCACCACCGACTGCTTTCACTCCCAATGGTACACATCTGCAGCACCTGGCGCGGGATCCCACCTCAGGCACCCTCTACCTAGGGGCCACCAACTTCCTGTTCCAGCTGAGCCCTCAACTGCAGCTGGAGGCCACTGTGTCCACTGGCCCTGTGCTAGACAGCAGGGACTGTCTGCCACCTGTGACGCCTGATGAGTGCCCTCAGGCCCAGCCCACCAACAACCCGAACCAGCTGCTCCTGGTGAGCCCCGGGGCCCTGGTGGTGTGTGGCAGTGTGCACCAGGGGGTCTGTGAGCAGCGGCGCCTGGGGCAGCTCGGGCAGCTGTTGCTGCGGCCAGAGCGACCTGGGGACACCCAGTATGTGGCCGCCAACGACCCTGCCGTCACCACGGTGGGACTGGTGGCCCAGGGCTTGGCTGGGGAGCCCCTCCTCTTTGTGGGGCGGGGCTACACCAGCAGGGGCGTGGGGGGTGGCATCCCTCCCATCACTACCCGCGCCTTAAGGCCGCTGGACCCCCAGGCCGCCTTCTCTTACGAGGAGACGGCCAAGCTAGCTGTGGGCCGCCTCTCCGAGTACAGCCACCACTTTGTGAGCGCCTTTGCACGCGGGGCCAGTGCCTACTTCCTCTTTCTCCGGCGGGACCTGCAGGCTCAGTCTCGAGCTTTCCGTGCCTATGTGTCCCGTGTGTGCCTCCGGGACCAGCACTACTACTCCTACGTGGAGTTGCCTCTGGCCTGTCAGGGGGGCCGCTACGGGCTGATCCAGGCTGCGGCTGTGGCCATGTCCGCGGAGGTGGCCCGGGGGGAGGTGCTGTTTGCAGCCTTCTCCTCGGCCGCTCCCCCCACTGTGGGCCGGCCCCCGTCGGCAGCTGCCGGGGCATCTGGAGCCTCTGCCCTCTGTGCCTTCCCCCTGGATGAGGTGGATCGCCTTGCTAATCGCACACGCGATGCCTGCTACACTCGGGAGGGCCGCGCTGAGGATGGGGCCGAGGTGGCCTACATTGAGTATGATGTCAATTCCGACTGTGCTCAGCTGCCCGTG GACACCCTGGATGCTTACCCTTGTGGCTCAGACCACACGCCCAGCCCCATGGCCAGCCGTGTCCCTCTGGAAGCCACGCCAGTTCTGGAGTGGCCAGGGGTTCAGCTAACAGCCGTGGCGATCACTGTGGAAGATGGACACACCATTGCTTTCCTGGGTGACAGTCAAGGGCAGCTGCATAAG GTCTACTTGGGCCCAGGGAGTGATGGCCACCCGTACTCCACACGGATCATGCAGCAGGGGTCTGCGGTGAGCAGAGACCTCATCTTTGATGGGGCCTTCGAGCACCTGTATGTCATGACCCAGAGCACG CTTCTCAAGGTTCCTGTGGCCTCCTGTGCTCAGCACCTGGACTGTGCATCTTGCCTGGCTCACAGGGACCCATACTGTGGGTGGTGTGTGCTCCTCGGCAG GTGCAGTCGCCGTTCCGAGTGCTCTCGGGGCCGGGGCTTAGAGCGGTGGCTGTGGAGCTTCCAGCCTGAGGTGGGCTGTCTGCGAGTGGCAGCCTTGAGTCCTGCTAACATCAGCcgtgaggagaggagggag GTTTTCTTGTCGGTACCTGATCTGCCACCCCTGTGGCCAGGGGAGTCTTATTCCTGCCACTTCGGGGAATACCAGAGCCCTGCCCTGCTGACCAGTTCTGGTGTGATGTGCCCCTCCCCAGACCCTAGTGAGGCTCCAGAGCTGCCGAGAGAAGCCG ACCACGTCTCCGTGAGCCTGGAGCTCAGGTTTGGCGCCGTCGTGATTGCCGAGGCTTCCCTCTCCTTCTATGACTGCATGGCCGTCACCTTGCTCCGCCCGTCTGCACA GTGCCAGGCCTGCGTGAGAAGCCTCTGGGGGTGTAACTGGTGCGTCTGGCAGCACCTGTGCACACACAAGGCCTCGTGTGATGCTGGGCCCATGGTGGTCAGCCGACAG AGCccgcccctctccccagcccctcctgcaaGAGACGCACCCACCTCCTTCccacccacagcccccagggccacgGTCACCCCGGCTCCTTACGCCCTTCCCGTGGACACTCCTTCCACAGCCACAGCCTTGGATGTCCCCTCCGGGGCCAGGCCTTCCCTGCTCAGCCCCCGGGAGCCGTGGGCAGGTCCCGGCCCCACACCTGCCTCAGCTTCCACGGGCTCACCTCTCCATgaggcccctcctcctcccagcccccgccaGAGGCCTGGAACCGCTGTCCCTGCCCCCACGGCCTTCGGACCCATAGCCACCGCCGAGGACCTCTTGGCCTCACACCCATTGCCCTCAGACGCAGCAGCACTGCCCCCCGCCCTTGCAGAGCCTGGCCCCGAGGCTCTCCCCTCTGCGGTACCCCTGGACCAGCCCCCCGGCACGGCTCCCGCCACCACTTTCCCAGGGGCCGCTGGCTCCACGAAGCCCGCTCTGGACTGGCTCATGAGAGAAGGCGGCGAGCTGCCCGAGGCGGACGAGTGGACGGGGGGTGACACACCCGCCTTCTCCACTTCCACCCTCCTCTCAGGTGATGGAGACTCTGCTGAGCACGAGGGCCCTCCCGCCCCCCTCATCCTCCTGTCCAGCCTTGACTACCAGTACGACACCCCTGGGCTCTGGGAGCTG GAGGAGACGACCTTGGGGCCAGGCTCCTGCCCTTGTGTGGAGAGCGTGCAGGGCTCCAGCCTGATGCCGGTCCACGTGCAGCGAGAAGTGCGACTGCTGGGCAGGAACCTGCACCTCTTCCAG GACAGCCCAGGAGACCATGAGTGTGTGATGGAGCTGGAGGGCCACGAGGTGGTGGTTGAGGCCCGGGTCGAATGCGAGCTGCCTCCAGATACCCGGTGCCACGTCACCTGCCAGCAGCACCAG CTCAGCTATGAGGCTCTGCAGCCAGAGCTCCGCGTGGGGCTGTTTCTGCGTCGGGCTGGCCATCTGCGTGTGGACAGTGTGGATGGGCTGCACG TGGTGCTTTATGACTGTTCCGTGGGACACGAGGACTGCAGCCGCTGCCAAACTGCCATGCCCCAGTACGGCTGTGTGTGGTGCAAGGGGGAGCATCCACGCTGCGTGGCCCGGGAGGCCTGTGGcgaggctgaggctgtggtcaCCCAGTGCCCGGCACCCCTCATCCACTCG GTGGAGCCACTGACTGGGCCTGTAGACGGAGGCACCCGTGTCACCATCAGGGGCTCCAACCTGGGCCAACATGTGCAGGACGTGCAGGACACGGTCGGGGTGGCTGGAGTGCCCTGTGCTGTGGATGCTCAGGAGTACGAGGTGTCCAGCAG CCTTGTGTGTATCACTGGGGCCAGCGGGGAGGAGGTGGCAGGCGCTGTGACGGTGGAGGTGCCAGGAAGAGGACACGGCGTCTCAGAGCATGACTTTGCCTACCAG GACCCAAAGGTGCATTCCGTCTTCCCGGCCCGAGGCCCCAGAGCCGGGGGCACCAGCCTCACCCTGCACGGCTCCAAGCTTCTGACCGGGCGGCTGGAGGACATCCGAGTGGTAGTTGGAGACCAGCCTTGTCACCT GCTGCTGGAGCAGCAGGCGGAGCAGCTGCGGTGTGAGACCAGCCCACACCCCACGCCTGCCACGCTCCCCGTGGCTGTGTGGTTTGGGGCTGCTGAGCGGAGGCTTCATCACAGCCAGTTTGAGTACACATCAGACCCCAACGTCACCTCTGCTGGCCCCGCCAAGAGCTTCCTCAG TGGAGGACGTGAGATATGGGTCCGTGGCCAGAATTTGGACGTGGTACAGACACCAAGAATCCGAGTGACTGTGGCCATGAGAGCGCCAGGGCCAGGCCAGGGGCTTGGGCGGAGGCACCGCGTGATCCCAGAGACGGCgtgctcccctggagcctcctgtGGCGGCCTTCAC TTTGAGGAGCCTTGCCACGTGAACTCCTCCCAGCTCATCACGTGCCGCACGCCGGCCCTCCCAGGCCTGCCTGAGGACCCCTGGGTCCGTGTGGAATTCATCCTTGACAACCTGGTCTTTGACTTTGCAACACTGAACCCCACACCCTTCTCCTATGAGGCCGACCCCACTTTGCAGCCCCTCAACCCCGAGGACCCCACCACACCATTCCGGCACAAGCCTGGGAGTGTGCTCTCTGTGGAG GGGGAGAATCTGGACCTTGCAATGTCCAAGGAGGAGGTGGTGGCCATGATAGGGGACGGCCCCTGCATGGTGAAGACGCTGACCCGGCACCACCTGTACTGTGAGCCCCCCGTGGAGCAGCCCCTACCCTggcatcatgccctccgggagGTGCCTGACGCTTTGCCTGAGTTCACG GTGCAGATGGGGAACCTACGCTTCTCCCTGGGCCACGTGCAGTACGATGGCGAGAGCCCTGTGGCTTTTCCCATGGCAGCCCAGGTGGGCTTGGGGGTGGGCACCTCTCTTCTGGCTCTGGGTGTCATCATCATTGTCCTCATGTACAG GAGGAAGAGCAAGCAGGCTCTGAGGGACTATAAGAAGGTGCAGATCCAGCTGGAGAATCTGGAGAGCAGCGTGCGGGACCGCTGCAAGAAGGAGTTCACAG ACCTTATGACCGAGATGACCGATCTTACCAGTGACCTTCTGGGCAGCGGCATCCCCTTCCTCGACTACAAGGTGTATGCCGAGAGGGTCTTCTTCCCTGGGCACCAGGAGTCGCCCTTGCACCGGGACCTGGGCGTGCCTGAGAGCAGGCGACCCACTGTGGAACAAGGGCTGGGGCAGCTCTCCAACCTGCTTAACAGCAAGCTCTTCCTCATCAAG TTCATCCACACCCTGGAGAGCCAGCGCACCTTCTCAGCTCGGGACCGCGCCTATGTGGCATCTCTGCTCACCGTGGCACTGCATGGGAAGCTTGAGTACTTCACTGACATCCTGCgcaccctgctcagtgacctggtGGCCCAGTATGTGGCCAAGAACCCCAAACTGATGCTGCGCAG GACAGAGACCGTGGTGGAGAAGCTGCTCACCAACTGGATGTCCATCTGCCTGTACACTTTCGTGAGG GACTCGGTAGGGGAGCCTCTGTACATGCTTTTCCGTGGAATTAAGCATCAAGTGGACAAGGGGCCGGTAGACAGCGTGACTGGCAAAGCCAAATACACCCTGAATGACAACCGCCTGCTCCGAGAGGACGTGGAGTACCGTCCCCTGGTGAGggggggcagagagagggagagagggggagagagagagaacctgcTG ACCTTGAATGCACTACTGGCCGTGGGGCCTGGAGCGGGAGAAGCCCAGGGCGTGCCCGTGAAGGTCCTGGACTGTGACACCATCTCCCAGGCCAAGGAAAAGATGTTGGACCAGCTTTATAAAGGAGTGCCTCTTGCCCAGCGGCCAGACCCCCGCACCCTGGACGTCG AATGGCGGTCTGGGGTGGCCGGGCATCTCATTCTTTCCGACGAGGACGTGACTTCTGAGGTCCAGGGTCTGTGGAGGCGTCTGAACACCCTGCAGCATTAcaag GTCCCAGACGGAGCAACTGTGGCCCTCGTCCCCTGCCTCACCAAGCATGTCCTCCGGGAAAGCCAGGATTACGTCCCTGGAGAGA GTCTTGGTACAGGGACCCCAATGCTGGAGGATGTGGACGAGGGGGGCATCCGGCCCTGGCACCTGGTGAAGCCAAGCGAGGAGCCGGAGCCGCCCAGGCCTCGGAGGGGCAGCCTCCGGGGCGGGGAGCGGGAGCGAGCCAAGGCCATCCCTGAGATCTACCTGACCCGCCTGCTGTCCAtgaag GGCACCCTGCAGAAGTTTGTGGATGACCTGTTCCAGGTGATTCTCAGCACCAGCCGTCCCGTGCCGCTCGCTGTGAAGTACTTCTTTGACCTGCTGGACGAGCAGGCCCAGCAGCATGGCATCTCGGACCAGGACACTGTCCATATATGGAAGACCaacag CTTGCCGCTGAGGTTCTGGATCAATATAATAAAAAACCCACAGTTTGTGTTCGACGTGCAGACATCTGACAACATGGATGCGGTGTTCCTGGTCATTGCACAGACCTTCATGGATGCCTGCACCCTGGCTGACCACAAGCTGGGCCGG GACTCTCCCATCAACAAACTTCTGTATGCTCGGGATATTCCCCGGTACAAACGGATGGTGGAAAG GTACTACGCAGACATCAGACAGACCATCCCTGCCAGTGATCAAGAGATGAACTCCATCCTGGCCGAGCTGTCCCGG AACTACTCTGGAGACCTGGGGGTGCGAGTGGCCCTGCACGAACTCTACAAGTATATCAACAAATACTATGACCAG ATCATCACTGCCCTGGAGGAAGATGGCACGGCCCAGAAGATGCAGCTGGGCTATCGGCTCCAGCAGATCGCAGCGGCTGTAGAAAACAAGGTCACAGATCTGTAG